The following coding sequences are from one Triticum dicoccoides isolate Atlit2015 ecotype Zavitan chromosome 4A, WEW_v2.0, whole genome shotgun sequence window:
- the LOC119284664 gene encoding probable 3-ketoacyl-CoA synthase 20: MDRDLFRTVKQGTRNQARLLYHRLVCRLPHLLAVTLLLVVAPPLVSTLSLAALWGEARANAAVLVAACAGCAAAVYAYATSRPRPVYLVDLAGYKPGPAHEATRAQAIRQFGLAGGFDDESMSFQKRMMERSGLGEATHFPASLMSIPVDMCLQTARDESEAVVFGVVDELLAKTGVRAEDVGVVIANSSLYSPTPSFVSLIVNRYRLRHDVVSHNLSGMGCSAGIIAIDLAKHLLQVHPDTYALVVSTENITLNAYLGNNRPMLVTNTLFRVGGAAVLLSNRRQERARAKYQLIHTVRTHRGASDRSYGCVTQEEDDAGHVGVSLSKELMSVAGEALRTNITTLGPLVLPLSEQLRFLATVVLKRVFRADVKPHTPDFTLALDHFCIHAGGRGVLDELERSLKLSAWHMEPSRMTLYRFGNTSSSSLWYELAYCEAKGRIKKGDRVWQIAFGSGFKCNSAVWKALRAVDAVAVGDAGSPWAQDVDVLPVHVPKVVPIDDDQASYKTAA; this comes from the exons ATGGACAGGGATCTGTTCCGGACGGTGAAGCAGGGGACGCGGAACCAGGCCAGGCTCCTGTACCACCGGCTGGTGTGCCGCCTGCCGCACCTCCTCGCCGTCACGCTGCTCCTCGTCGTGGCCCCGCCGCTGGTGTCCACGCTGTCGCTCGCCGCGCTCTGGGGCGAGGCGCGCGCCAACGCGGCCGTGCTGGTGGCCGCGTGCGCGGGCTGCGCCGCCGCGGTGTACGCCTACGCCACGTCGCGGCCGCGGCCCGTGTACCTGGTGGACCTGGCCGGGTACAAGCCCGGGCCGGCGCACGAGGCGACGCGCGCGCAGGCCATCCGCCAGTTCGGGCTGGCCGGCGGGTTCGACGACGAGAGCATGTCGTTCCAGAAGCGGATGATGGAGCGGTCGGGGCTCGGGGAGGCCACGCACTTCCCGGCGTCGCTGATGAGCATCCCCGTGGACATGTGCCTCCAGACGGCGAGGGACGAGTCGGAGGCCGTCGTGTTCGGCGTCGTGGACGAGCTGCTGGCCAAGACCGGcgtgcgcgcggaggacgtcggcgtcgtCATCGCCAACTCCAGCCTCTACAGCCCCACGCCGTCCTTCGTGTCGCTCATCGTGAACCGGTACCgcctccgccacgacgtcgtcagCCACAACCTCAGCGGCATGGGCTGCAGCGCCGGCATCATCGCCATCGACCTCGCCAAGCACCTCCTTCAG GTGCACCCGGACACGTACGCGCTGGTGGTGAGCACGGAGAACATCACCCTCAACGCCTACCTCGGCAACAACCGCCCCATGCTGGTCACCAACACGCTCTTCCGCGTCGGCGGCGCGGCGGTGCTGCTCTCCAACCGCCGCCAGGAGCGGGCGCGCGCCAAGTACCAGCTCATCCACACCGTGCGCACGCACCGGGGCGCCAGCGACCGGAGCTACGGCTGCGTGACGCAGGAGGAGGACGACGCGGGCCACGTCGGGGTGTCGCTCTCCAAGGAGCTCATGTCCGTGGCCGGCGAGGCGCTGCGCACCAACATCACCACGCTGGGCCCGCTGGTGCTCCCGCTCTCCGAGCAGCTCCGCTTCCTCGCCACCGTCGTGCTCAAGCGCGTCTTCCGCGCCGACGTCAAGCCGCACACCCCGGACTTCACGCTCGCGCTCGACCACTTCTGCATCCACGCGGGCGGGCGCGGCGTGCTGGACGAGCTGGAGCGCAGCCTCAAGCTCAGCGCCTGGCACATGGAGCCGTCCCGGATGACGCTCTACCGCTTCGGCAACACCTCCAGCAGCTCGCTCTGGTACGAGCTCGCCTACTGCGAGGCCAAGGGCAGGATCAAGAAGGGCGACCGGGTGTGGCAGATCGCCTTCGGCTCCGGCTTCAAGTGCAACAGCGCCGTCTGGAAGGCGCTCAGGGCGGTCGACGCCGTCGCCGTCGGGGACGCCGGCAGCCCCTGGGCGCAGGACGTCGACGTGCTGCCGGTGCACGTGCCCAAGGTGGTGCCCATCGACGACGACCAGGCGTCCTACAAGACGGCCGCCTAG